The region CACACCTTGACCTTATCGCTAGGGTAAGACTCGCTCAGCGGCCCTGTCACCCCGAGCAGTAGCGAGTTGGGATTGGCCGTTGGGGCCAGCGGGTCGTCGTCGGCACGCGATTCTGCGGTACCGGGCACGGAGATGACCTCCACGGCCGGGCACCACTCGGGCTGCTCGGCGAGTACGCCGCCCTCTTCCTTTCCCGGGGGAGCCGGGACTGGGCCGCCGGGCTGCTGGGTCGTGAGCCATTTGCCCACGCCCAAGCCAATTCCGACCACCAAAATGAGGACCGCCAGGACCGTGAGCACTTTACGCATGGGAACTAGCAATACGCTTTCTTGGCTGCTTTAGCAATGGCGCTCGCCACTGTTGCGGCGTCCGCCTTCGTGCGTCCTTGGGCGATCAGTTGCCCGGCCATCGCGTCCGCCATGGCCTTGCGCTCGGCCTCCGGGATCTCCGCACAGGTCGCTCGACCTGCACCGATGAGCTGATCCTCGATGCCCGCGACGTCTACCTTCGCGGCGATGATGTCGTCGAGATAGCCCCCGTCGGCCTCGCTCAGTGGCATCTGCCCGTCCGGAGCCTCGTCGACGCGCTTGGCGCCCGGCTCGTTGATCTCGGGCTCCTTACTCGTCGTGCTGCGCGGCTTGTCCTTCTCCGCGCTTTCCGACGCCGCCCCGGCCGAGCTACTCGACGCCTTCGCGGAAGAGGACACGTCCTCGGAGTTCACAGTGGCATCACCACAGGCGACAATGCCGAATGCCAGCAGCGTTGCCGTTGCCAAGGCCGCGCCGCCGCGGATCAGTCCGCTGCGCCAGGGCTGAGTTGCGTTCTTGTTCATGGGTTTAGTTCCCCTCGCCTGCGGGCGCAGGCTCAGCTGCAGGAGCCGGAGCCGGACGCTCTTCACGCTTCTCCACAATCTTGCCGTTGAGCTGACGAATCCAGCCTCCTTCAAACTGCTGCTCCAGGCCACCGGCCTTGACTGGCTGCAGCGGTCCGACAGGGTAACCGAACGGGCCGTTTTCGTAACCTGTCTTGCCCCAATGGTCAGCGATGTCGCTGGAAGCTACCGGCTGGGCACCGGTCTCCGGAGTCCAGTAGATGGCGCCGTGCTCAAAGCGCTGGAAGGCACCGCGAATTAGCTTTTGCTCGTCTCCA is a window of Corynebacterium lactis RW2-5 DNA encoding:
- a CDS encoding DUF732 domain-containing protein, with the protein product MNKNATQPWRSGLIRGGAALATATLLAFGIVACGDATVNSEDVSSSAKASSSSAGAASESAEKDKPRSTTSKEPEINEPGAKRVDEAPDGQMPLSEADGGYLDDIIAAKVDVAGIEDQLIGAGRATCAEIPEAERKAMADAMAGQLIAQGRTKADAATVASAIAKAAKKAYC